The Streptomyces sp. HSG2 genome has a segment encoding these proteins:
- a CDS encoding TAXI family TRAP transporter solute-binding subunit has translation MSPRRPSITGRRAATGAVAGLIALGLLLWWLVPVGEDPPRGTITVSTGTQAGVYHKYGELLRDRLARDMPDLRVRLVPSAGSQQNLERLASGEADFTIAAADAVETYKIDDLPEADRLRGVARLYDDYVQLVVPVDSDIHSLADLRGKRVAIGLPDSGVRLIATRLLSAAGIDPERDITARSDGIDTGPGRLGEELDAFFWSGGVPTDGLRQTAETSAFRFVPIGEERVAELHAEGGATRYYRAANMPESAYPTVQNGSPVPTMAVSNLLVTRDDLDPRLTEWLTRTVIESRDGIGAHVHSAQLVDLRTAIYTDPVTLHDGARLYYRSVKP, from the coding sequence ATGTCCCCCCGACGCCCCTCCATCACCGGACGTCGGGCCGCCACCGGCGCGGTGGCCGGCCTGATCGCCCTCGGTCTCCTCCTGTGGTGGCTGGTGCCGGTGGGTGAGGATCCGCCCCGAGGGACGATCACCGTGAGTACCGGCACGCAGGCCGGTGTCTACCACAAGTACGGGGAGCTGCTCCGCGACAGGCTGGCCCGGGACATGCCCGACCTGCGAGTGCGCCTGGTGCCCAGCGCGGGCTCCCAGCAGAACCTCGAGCGGCTCGCCTCGGGCGAGGCGGACTTCACCATTGCCGCCGCCGACGCGGTGGAGACCTACAAGATCGATGATCTTCCGGAGGCGGACCGATTGCGAGGGGTTGCCCGGCTGTACGACGACTACGTGCAACTCGTGGTGCCGGTCGACTCCGACATCCACTCGCTCGCCGACCTCCGTGGCAAGAGGGTCGCCATAGGTCTGCCGGACTCCGGGGTGCGTCTGATCGCCACGCGTCTGCTGTCGGCCGCCGGCATCGATCCCGAGCGCGACATCACGGCGCGGTCCGACGGCATCGACACCGGTCCGGGGCGGCTGGGCGAGGAGCTGGACGCCTTCTTCTGGTCGGGTGGCGTGCCGACGGACGGGCTTCGACAGACGGCTGAGACCTCCGCCTTCCGCTTCGTTCCCATCGGCGAGGAGCGCGTCGCCGAACTGCACGCGGAGGGGGGCGCGACGCGCTACTACCGCGCCGCCAACATGCCGGAATCGGCCTACCCGACCGTGCAGAACGGCTCGCCCGTGCCCACGATGGCGGTGTCGAACCTGCTGGTGACGCGCGACGACCTCGATCCCCGACTCACCGAGTGGCTCACTCGCACGGTGATCGAGAGCAGGGACGGCATAGGCGCACACGTCCACTCCGCGCAGTTGGTCGATCTCCGGACGGCGATCTACACCGATCCGGTGACCCTGCACGACGGCGCCCGACTCTACTACCGGTCCGTCAAGCCGTGA
- a CDS encoding HAMP domain-containing sensor histidine kinase, producing MRTRLLPLLVVLMAAVLLALGIPLGISFARAEQQKVVVDRIDDTARFAALAQFVTDADDTDGSSATGTERLRTLQSELDSYYDVYGIRAGVFYRNDIPMANAPTSWFLPKEGDVRAAFEEALLSRRSHDPSQVWPGQTGRLVVASPVIRDGDVVAVVVTDSPTDAMRARILRGWLLIGAGESAAMLLAVVAAWRLTGWVMRPVGVLDATTHDIATGRLKSRVAPTGGPPELRRLAKSFNEMADHVEDVLEQQRAFVADASHQLRNPLAALLLRIELLALELPEGNEEIASVQAEGRRLARVLDDLLDLALAEHATPSLAVTDIGALVAERVAAWAPTAEAKGVRLAAECPPTTAWTDPVALSSALDTVIDNAVKFTPEGEGDEGVRVEVASRGDEATVVVTDLGPGLPDDELARVGDRFWRSGRHQNVKGSGLGLSICRALLAGVGGGIAFDHHEPHGLKVTVTVPRSRPPES from the coding sequence GTGCGTACGAGACTGCTGCCGTTGCTCGTCGTCCTGATGGCGGCCGTGCTGCTCGCCCTCGGGATTCCCCTCGGCATCAGCTTCGCCCGGGCCGAGCAACAGAAAGTCGTCGTCGACCGCATCGACGACACGGCTCGCTTCGCCGCGCTCGCGCAGTTCGTCACCGACGCCGACGACACCGACGGTTCCTCCGCCACCGGCACCGAGCGGTTGCGGACGCTCCAGAGCGAGCTGGACAGCTACTACGACGTCTACGGAATCCGCGCCGGTGTCTTCTACCGCAACGACATACCCATGGCCAACGCCCCGACCAGCTGGTTCCTCCCGAAGGAAGGAGACGTGCGCGCCGCCTTCGAGGAGGCTCTGCTCAGCAGGCGAAGCCACGACCCTTCGCAGGTGTGGCCCGGGCAGACCGGGCGGCTGGTCGTCGCCTCACCGGTCATCCGGGACGGGGACGTCGTGGCCGTCGTGGTCACCGATTCCCCCACCGACGCCATGCGCGCACGGATCCTGCGGGGCTGGCTCCTGATCGGGGCGGGGGAGTCCGCGGCGATGTTGCTGGCGGTCGTGGCGGCGTGGCGGTTGACGGGCTGGGTCATGCGCCCCGTCGGAGTCCTGGACGCCACGACCCACGACATCGCGACCGGTCGCCTGAAGTCGCGCGTCGCGCCGACCGGGGGGCCACCGGAACTTCGCCGCCTGGCCAAGTCGTTCAACGAGATGGCCGACCACGTGGAGGACGTGCTGGAGCAGCAGCGCGCCTTCGTCGCCGACGCCTCGCACCAACTGCGCAACCCGCTCGCCGCCCTGCTCTTGCGAATCGAGCTTCTCGCGCTGGAACTGCCGGAGGGCAACGAGGAGATCGCGTCGGTGCAGGCGGAGGGCAGACGCCTGGCCCGCGTACTGGACGACCTGCTCGACCTGGCACTGGCGGAGCACGCGACGCCCAGCCTCGCGGTCACCGACATCGGCGCTCTCGTCGCGGAGAGGGTAGCCGCCTGGGCGCCGACCGCCGAGGCCAAGGGGGTGCGACTGGCGGCGGAGTGTCCGCCGACCACCGCTTGGACCGATCCGGTCGCCCTGTCCAGCGCCTTGGACACCGTCATCGACAACGCCGTCAAGTTCACTCCGGAGGGAGAGGGCGACGAGGGGGTGCGCGTGGAGGTCGCCTCACGCGGCGACGAGGCGACCGTGGTGGTCACGGACCTCGGGCCCGGACTGCCCGACGACGAACTCGCCCGTGTCGGCGACCGGTTCTGGCGCAGCGGAAGACACCAGAACGTCAAGGGGTCCGGACTCGGCCTCTCCATCTGCCGTGCACTGCTCGCCGGTGTCGGCGGCGGCATCGCGTTCGACCATCACGAACCGCACGGACTGAAGGTGACCGTGACGGTACCCAGGAGCCGGCCACCCGAGTCCTGA
- a CDS encoding response regulator transcription factor, with protein sequence MRLLLVEDDNHVAAALSAVLTRHGFAVTHARSGEEALQALVPEGSGFGVVLLDLGLPDQDGFEVCGKIRKLTATPVIMVTARSDVRSRIHGLNLGADDYVVKPYDTGELLARIHAVSRRNAPDEPVSTVETDLRLGPIHIDLPTRTVRAGGAVVPLTRKEFDLLALLAQRPGVVFRREQIISEVWQTSWEGTGRTLEVHVASLRSKLRLPALIETVRGVGYRLVAPGPTER encoded by the coding sequence ATGAGACTGCTGCTCGTCGAGGACGACAACCATGTGGCGGCGGCGCTGTCCGCGGTCCTGACCCGGCACGGCTTCGCCGTGACCCACGCGCGCAGCGGCGAGGAGGCGCTACAGGCCCTGGTCCCCGAGGGCAGTGGTTTCGGGGTGGTCCTGCTTGATCTAGGTCTGCCCGACCAGGACGGGTTCGAGGTGTGCGGCAAGATCCGCAAGCTCACCGCGACTCCGGTGATCATGGTGACCGCCCGTTCCGACGTGCGGTCCCGGATCCACGGCCTCAACCTCGGCGCCGACGACTACGTGGTCAAGCCCTACGACACCGGAGAACTCCTCGCTCGCATCCACGCCGTCAGTCGTCGGAACGCCCCCGACGAGCCCGTCTCCACCGTCGAGACCGATCTCCGGCTCGGTCCGATCCACATCGATCTGCCGACCCGCACCGTCCGTGCGGGAGGAGCGGTCGTCCCGCTGACACGCAAGGAGTTCGATCTGCTGGCTCTGCTCGCCCAACGCCCCGGAGTCGTCTTCCGCAGGGAGCAGATCATCAGCGAGGTGTGGCAGACCAGCTGGGAGGGGACGGGGCGCACGCTGGAGGTGCACGTGGCCTCTCTGCGCTCCAAGCTCCGACTGCCGGCGCTGATCGAGACGGTGCGCGGCGTTGGTTACCGACTCGTCGCGCCCGGTCCCACCGAACGGTAG
- a CDS encoding amino acid ABC transporter ATP-binding protein — translation MTEVSVAKEDVAKTGDLVVLKSVNKHFGALHVLQDVDLTIARGEVVVVIGPSGSGKSTLCRTINRLETIDSGTITIDDKPLPQEGRELARLRADVGMVFQSFNLFAHKTVLDNVILGQVKVRKADRKAAEEKARQLLDRVGVGAQADKYPAQLSGGQQQRVAIARALAMDPKVMLFDEPTSALDPEMINEVLEVMQQLARDGMTMIVVTHEMGFARSAANRVVFMADGKVVEEATPEQFFSNPRSDRAKDFLSKILHH, via the coding sequence ATGACCGAAGTATCGGTGGCCAAGGAAGACGTGGCCAAGACCGGCGATCTGGTCGTCCTGAAGAGCGTCAACAAGCACTTCGGCGCGTTGCACGTTCTCCAAGACGTCGATCTGACGATCGCCCGCGGCGAAGTCGTCGTGGTCATCGGACCCTCCGGGTCCGGCAAGTCCACGCTGTGCCGTACCATCAACCGGCTGGAGACGATCGATTCCGGGACGATCACCATCGACGACAAGCCGCTGCCCCAGGAGGGCAGGGAGCTGGCTCGACTGCGAGCCGATGTCGGTATGGTCTTCCAGTCCTTCAATCTCTTCGCGCACAAGACGGTGCTCGACAACGTGATCCTCGGCCAGGTCAAGGTCCGCAAGGCGGATCGCAAGGCCGCCGAGGAGAAGGCACGACAGCTGCTCGACCGGGTCGGCGTGGGGGCGCAGGCGGACAAGTATCCCGCCCAGCTCTCGGGCGGCCAGCAGCAGCGCGTCGCCATCGCGCGGGCGCTCGCCATGGACCCGAAGGTCATGCTCTTCGACGAGCCGACCTCGGCCCTCGACCCCGAGATGATCAACGAGGTGCTGGAGGTCATGCAGCAGCTCGCCCGGGACGGCATGACGATGATCGTCGTCACACACGAGATGGGCTTCGCCCGCTCCGCCGCCAACCGGGTGGTGTTCATGGCGGACGGCAAGGTCGTCGAGGAGGCGACCCCCGAGCAGTTCTTCAGCAATCCGCGCAGCGACCGCGCCAAGGACTTCCTGTCGAAGATCCTGCACCACTGA
- a CDS encoding glutamate ABC transporter substrate-binding protein: MKLRRVTAASATVLALALAATACGSGDDSDGSSGGDDEKITIGIKFDQPGLGQKTPQGFAGFDVDVATYVAEKLGYSEDQISWKESKSADRETMLQRGDVDFIAATYSITPERAEKVDFAGPYLLAHQDVLISADDDSIEKPEDLKGKNLCSVVGSTSAQNVNDKLGLEANLQEYPTYSACLGGLENGAIDALTTDDSILAGYAAQDQFAGKFKLAGFDMTNENYGIGVKKGSDLKEKIDEALEAMVADGSWDKAVEDNFGPADYDNEPAPAIGDVKS; the protein is encoded by the coding sequence ATGAAGCTCCGCAGAGTCACCGCGGCCTCGGCCACCGTCCTCGCGCTCGCCCTCGCCGCCACCGCTTGCGGTTCCGGCGACGACAGCGACGGGTCCTCCGGCGGCGACGACGAGAAGATCACCATCGGCATCAAGTTCGACCAGCCGGGCCTCGGCCAGAAGACCCCGCAGGGCTTCGCCGGCTTCGACGTGGACGTCGCCACCTACGTCGCCGAGAAGCTCGGATACAGCGAGGACCAGATCTCCTGGAAGGAGTCGAAGAGCGCCGACCGCGAGACGATGCTGCAGCGCGGCGACGTCGACTTCATCGCCGCCACCTACTCGATCACTCCGGAGCGCGCGGAGAAGGTCGACTTCGCCGGCCCGTACCTGCTCGCCCACCAGGACGTGCTGATCAGCGCCGACGACGACTCCATCGAGAAGCCCGAGGACCTCAAGGGCAAGAACCTCTGCTCGGTGGTCGGCTCGACCTCGGCCCAGAACGTCAACGACAAGCTGGGCCTCGAAGCCAACCTGCAGGAGTACCCGACGTACTCGGCCTGCCTCGGCGGCCTGGAGAACGGCGCCATCGACGCTCTGACCACGGACGACTCGATCCTGGCCGGCTACGCGGCGCAGGACCAGTTCGCCGGCAAGTTCAAGCTCGCGGGCTTCGACATGACCAACGAGAACTACGGCATCGGCGTCAAGAAGGGCAGCGACCTCAAGGAGAAGATCGACGAGGCGCTGGAGGCGATGGTCGCGGACGGCTCGTGGGACAAGGCCGTGGAGGACAACTTCGGTCCGGCCGACTACGACAACGAGCCCGCGCCCGCGATCGGCGACGTCAAGAGCTGA
- a CDS encoding amino acid ABC transporter permease, with protein sequence MFDFLEGYDLLGAFWTTVQLTVLSAVGSLVWGTLLAAMRVGPVPLMRGFGTAYVNIVRNIPLTVIILFTSLGLNQSLGISLGAEDFGTINFRLAVLGLILYTSAFVCEALRSGINTVPVGQAEAARAIGLRFTQVLGLVVLPQAFRSSVGPMANVLIALTKNTTVAAAIGVAEAALLMKKMIENEAQLLLISAVIAFGFLVLTLPTGLILGWVGKKVAVKR encoded by the coding sequence GTGTTCGACTTTCTTGAGGGTTACGACCTGCTGGGGGCCTTCTGGACGACGGTGCAGCTCACTGTGCTCTCCGCCGTCGGCTCCCTGGTCTGGGGCACTCTGCTGGCCGCCATGCGCGTCGGCCCGGTTCCCCTGATGCGCGGTTTCGGGACCGCGTACGTGAACATCGTGCGGAACATCCCACTGACAGTGATCATCCTGTTCACGTCGCTGGGCCTGAACCAGTCCCTGGGCATCAGCCTCGGGGCGGAGGACTTCGGAACGATCAACTTCCGGCTGGCCGTTCTCGGCCTGATCCTCTACACCTCGGCCTTCGTGTGCGAGGCGCTGCGCTCCGGCATCAACACGGTGCCGGTCGGCCAGGCAGAGGCGGCCCGCGCCATCGGCCTGAGGTTCACGCAGGTACTGGGCCTGGTCGTTCTTCCGCAGGCGTTCCGGTCCTCGGTCGGCCCCATGGCGAACGTGTTGATCGCGCTCACCAAGAACACCACGGTGGCGGCGGCCATCGGTGTCGCCGAGGCCGCCCTGCTGATGAAGAAGATGATCGAGAACGAGGCCCAGCTGCTGCTGATCTCCGCGGTCATCGCCTTCGGTTTCCTGGTTCTGACGCTGCCGACCGGCCTGATCCTGGGCTGGGTGGGCAAGAAGGTGGCGGTGAAGCGATGA
- a CDS encoding amino acid ABC transporter permease, translated as MSSVLYDAQGPRAKRRNIVLTAAFVVALAASLWWVITALAEKGQLDWVKWEMFFTSTEPWTTYIWPGLQNTLTAAALAMIIALPLGAALGIARLSDHTWVRVPAGIVVEFFRAIPVLVLMIFGLALYAQYTDVSSEVRPLYAVVTGLVLYNASVLAEIVRAGIQSLPKGQSEAALAIGLRKNQTMRLVLLPQAVTAMLPAIVSQMVVIVKDTALGGAVLTFSELLSSASTMSGYYGANTIASFTVVAVIFIALNFALTTLAGALERRLRQGKKSSGGAAKSAGALPGATTGD; from the coding sequence ATGAGCTCCGTCCTGTACGACGCACAGGGCCCTCGGGCCAAGCGCCGCAACATCGTCCTCACGGCCGCCTTCGTGGTCGCCCTCGCGGCGTCGCTGTGGTGGGTGATCACCGCACTCGCGGAAAAGGGCCAGCTCGACTGGGTGAAGTGGGAGATGTTCTTCACCAGCACCGAGCCGTGGACGACATACATCTGGCCGGGTCTGCAGAACACCCTGACCGCCGCCGCCCTGGCGATGATCATCGCGCTGCCGCTGGGCGCCGCCCTGGGCATCGCCCGGCTGTCGGACCACACCTGGGTGCGAGTCCCGGCCGGAATCGTCGTGGAGTTCTTCCGGGCCATCCCCGTCCTGGTGTTGATGATCTTCGGTCTGGCGCTGTACGCGCAGTACACCGATGTGAGCTCCGAGGTCCGGCCGCTGTACGCGGTCGTCACGGGCCTCGTCCTGTACAACGCCTCGGTGCTCGCCGAGATCGTCCGTGCCGGAATCCAGTCCCTTCCCAAGGGGCAGTCCGAGGCCGCCCTGGCCATCGGCCTGCGCAAGAACCAGACCATGCGTCTGGTCCTGCTGCCCCAGGCGGTCACCGCGATGCTGCCCGCCATCGTGAGCCAGATGGTGGTGATCGTGAAGGACACCGCCCTCGGCGGCGCCGTCCTCACCTTCTCCGAGCTGCTCTCGTCGGCCAGTACGATGAGCGGCTACTACGGCGCCAATACCATCGCCAGCTTCACCGTGGTAGCGGTGATCTTCATCGCTCTGAACTTCGCGCTCACGACGCTCGCCGGGGCGCTGGAGCGGCGGCTGCGACAGGGGAAGAAGTCGAGCGGCGGCGCCGCGAAGTCCGCCGGCGCGCTCCCCGGTGCCACCACCGGCGACTGA
- a CDS encoding FAD-dependent monooxygenase, giving the protein MDPVIVTGAGPVGLTLALALARQEVPCLLLDEGSGRDEPRTARTVVLRADTVSLMERLTGLPLADAGTDWVGWRAMRRGRVVREEHFEPGPRPLHVGQHLLTDALRSALTREPLVRVVVNARLDGVERDGSGVTARTRGTADDRWRGAFLVGCDGPRSTVRKLLDIRFPGRTAVERHAVAALRTDLPWAGLAVMHRNPPWPTSGPSVSEITACPLSEGVWRLDWLLPPGRDLVTPEFMVHRVREALTGWGAGKSPCYELLDTGVHVVHHRLARRWRDGRVFLAGDAAHLLGALGTHGLDEGLRDADNLAWKLAACWHDGPREALLDSYQEERRAAVAARLRAADQVLPLLRGGGGLRLRVPGTSRDALLLDGRLGRGALGAPVSYADSPLAPRRLEGGARVDTRPGETAEDVEVTAEDGDRVRLRERLGRGALLVVLVAPGTSVWDRRHWVGAGVMPRLAAAVTALPYRAELLVADGYPGAAPHTVLLVRPDGYLVTAFGGVRPADLYGAAEAALGGSEAATTAVGAC; this is encoded by the coding sequence GTGGACCCCGTGATCGTCACCGGGGCGGGACCAGTGGGGCTGACTCTGGCCCTGGCACTCGCCCGTCAAGAGGTCCCCTGCCTCCTCTTGGACGAGGGCTCGGGAAGGGACGAACCGCGGACCGCCCGCACGGTCGTCCTCCGTGCCGACACCGTGTCCCTGATGGAGCGCCTGACCGGCCTGCCGCTCGCGGACGCCGGTACCGACTGGGTGGGATGGCGGGCCATGCGGCGAGGTCGGGTCGTGCGCGAGGAGCACTTCGAGCCCGGTCCCCGCCCCCTGCACGTCGGCCAGCACCTGCTCACGGACGCCCTGCGATCGGCACTGACCCGCGAACCGCTCGTCCGTGTGGTGGTGAACGCGCGCCTGGACGGCGTCGAGCGGGACGGCTCCGGCGTCACCGCGCGCACCCGCGGCACGGCGGACGACAGGTGGCGGGGTGCCTTCCTCGTCGGGTGCGACGGCCCCCGTTCGACCGTCCGCAAACTCCTGGACATTCGGTTCCCGGGTCGCACGGCGGTGGAGCGCCACGCCGTGGCTGCGCTGCGTACCGATCTGCCATGGGCGGGCCTGGCGGTCATGCACCGAAACCCCCCGTGGCCTACCTCGGGTCCGTCCGTCTCCGAGATCACCGCGTGTCCGCTGTCCGAGGGCGTGTGGCGACTGGACTGGCTCCTCCCACCCGGAAGGGACCTGGTCACACCAGAGTTCATGGTGCACCGAGTACGAGAGGCACTGACCGGCTGGGGCGCCGGGAAGAGCCCCTGCTACGAACTCCTCGACACCGGCGTGCACGTGGTGCACCACCGCCTCGCCCGCCGCTGGCGGGACGGCCGTGTCTTCCTCGCCGGTGACGCCGCCCACCTCCTCGGCGCGCTCGGCACGCACGGGCTCGACGAGGGCCTGCGCGACGCGGACAACCTGGCCTGGAAGCTGGCCGCCTGCTGGCACGACGGCCCGCGTGAGGCGCTCCTCGACAGCTACCAGGAGGAGCGGCGGGCCGCCGTAGCGGCGCGGCTTCGTGCGGCGGACCAGGTCCTGCCCCTGCTCAGAGGCGGAGGAGGGTTGCGGCTTCGAGTTCCCGGCACCTCCCGTGACGCCCTCCTCCTCGACGGCCGCCTGGGCCGAGGCGCGCTCGGTGCGCCGGTGAGCTACGCGGATTCACCCTTGGCGCCGCGGAGGCTGGAAGGAGGCGCCCGCGTGGACACCCGCCCGGGCGAGACCGCCGAGGACGTCGAGGTCACGGCCGAGGACGGCGACCGTGTCCGGTTGCGCGAACGCCTCGGGCGGGGGGCACTGCTGGTCGTGCTCGTCGCACCGGGCACCAGCGTGTGGGATCGACGGCACTGGGTGGGTGCCGGCGTCATGCCACGGCTGGCCGCCGCCGTGACGGCGCTGCCCTACCGCGCGGAGCTGCTGGTCGCCGACGGCTACCCGGGCGCGGCGCCCCATACCGTGCTGTTGGTGCGTCCCGACGGGTACCTGGTGACCGCCTTCGGCGGGGTTCGGCCCGCGGACCTGTACGGCGCCGCGGAGGCCGCGCTCGGGGGCTCGGAGGCGGCGACGACCGCCGTCGGTGCGTGCTGA
- the recX gene encoding recombination regulator RecX: MTRRTEWPVDVDRTTVSGSRSSGTPAGGEDRDGVGRSVSPTTGPDRIPPEGPPARGPDRPRHGSSARGGGRDRLLPPARGAGITATSGAGQDGSHPDPAERARAVCLRLITGAPRTRGQLAEELRRRRVPDDVAEEVLDRFEQVGLIDDVAFAHAWVESRHHGRGLASRALARELRTKGVAPDLVDAAVSRIDSDQEEATARELVGRKLRATRGLERDKRLRRLAGVLARKGYPEGLALRVVRQALREEGEEVDPPDEAV; encoded by the coding sequence GTGACACGACGCACCGAGTGGCCGGTCGACGTCGACCGGACCACCGTGAGCGGCTCACGGTCCTCGGGCACCCCGGCCGGCGGCGAGGACCGAGACGGCGTCGGCCGAAGCGTGTCCCCCACGACCGGCCCGGATCGCATCCCTCCCGAGGGTCCCCCGGCCCGGGGGCCCGATCGGCCCCGACACGGAAGTTCGGCGCGAGGGGGCGGACGGGACCGACTCCTACCTCCGGCCCGGGGCGCCGGAATCACCGCCACGTCGGGTGCCGGGCAGGACGGGTCGCACCCTGACCCGGCCGAGCGGGCACGGGCGGTCTGCCTGCGCCTGATCACCGGGGCGCCCCGGACCCGAGGGCAGCTTGCCGAGGAGCTGCGCCGGCGACGCGTGCCCGACGACGTCGCCGAGGAGGTGCTCGACCGGTTCGAGCAGGTCGGCCTGATCGACGACGTGGCTTTCGCGCACGCATGGGTGGAATCCCGACACCACGGTCGGGGGTTGGCGAGTCGGGCCCTCGCCCGAGAACTGCGGACCAAGGGCGTGGCCCCCGACCTTGTCGACGCCGCCGTCTCCCGGATCGACTCCGATCAGGAGGAGGCGACCGCACGCGAACTCGTCGGCAGGAAGCTGCGAGCGACACGCGGGCTCGAACGGGACAAGCGGCTGCGCCGCCTCGCGGGCGTGCTGGCCCGCAAGGGTTACCCCGAGGGCCTCGCCCTCCGCGTGGTGCGACAGGCCCTGCGAGAGGAGGGGGAGGAGGTGGACCCTCCCGACGAAGCGGTCTGA
- the recA gene encoding recombinase RecA: MAGSDREKALDAALAQIERQFGKGAVMRMGERSKEPIEVISTGSTALDVALGVGGLPRGRVVEIYGPESSGKTTLTLHAVANAQKAGGQVAFVDAEHALDPEYAKKLGVDIDNLILSQPDNGEQALEITDMLVRSGALDLIVIDSVAALVPRAEIEGEMGDSHVGLQARLMSQALRKITSALNQSKTTAIFINQLREKIGVMFGSPETTTGGRALKFYASVRIDIRRIETLKDGTEAVGNRTRCKVVKNKVAPPFKQAEFDILYGQGISREGGLIDMGVEHGFVRKAGAWYTYEGDQLGQGKENARNFLKDNPDLADEIERKIKDKLGVGTHPAEATGEGGADSPASGTATVPAPASTKGAKSKTAAAKG; encoded by the coding sequence ATGGCGGGAAGCGACCGCGAGAAGGCGTTGGATGCCGCGCTCGCACAAATCGAACGACAATTCGGAAAAGGCGCGGTCATGCGCATGGGGGAGCGGTCGAAGGAGCCGATCGAGGTCATCTCGACGGGGTCGACCGCGCTCGACGTGGCTCTCGGCGTGGGGGGCCTGCCCCGGGGCCGTGTCGTCGAGATCTACGGCCCCGAGTCCTCGGGCAAGACGACTCTCACACTCCATGCGGTGGCGAACGCGCAGAAGGCCGGTGGACAGGTCGCCTTCGTCGACGCCGAGCACGCTCTCGACCCCGAGTACGCGAAGAAGCTGGGCGTCGACATCGACAACCTGATCCTGTCCCAGCCCGACAACGGAGAGCAGGCGCTGGAGATCACGGACATGCTCGTCCGCTCCGGTGCCCTGGACCTCATCGTCATCGACTCGGTCGCCGCCCTCGTGCCCCGCGCCGAGATCGAGGGTGAGATGGGCGACAGTCATGTCGGTCTGCAGGCCCGGCTGATGAGTCAGGCCCTGCGCAAGATCACCAGCGCGCTCAACCAGTCCAAGACCACGGCGATCTTCATCAACCAGCTGCGCGAGAAGATCGGCGTGATGTTCGGCTCGCCGGAGACCACCACCGGAGGCCGTGCCCTGAAGTTCTACGCGTCGGTGCGCATCGACATCCGTCGCATCGAGACGCTCAAGGACGGCACGGAGGCGGTGGGCAACCGCACCCGGTGCAAGGTCGTCAAGAACAAGGTCGCGCCCCCCTTCAAACAGGCGGAGTTCGACATTCTCTACGGCCAGGGCATCAGTCGCGAGGGCGGCCTGATCGACATGGGGGTCGAGCACGGTTTCGTCCGCAAGGCCGGTGCCTGGTACACGTACGAGGGCGATCAGCTGGGTCAGGGCAAGGAGAACGCGCGGAACTTCCTCAAGGACAACCCGGACCTCGCGGACGAGATCGAGAGGAAGATCAAGGACAAGCTGGGCGTCGGCACCCACCCCGCCGAAGCCACCGGCGAGGGCGGGGCGGATTCCCCGGCATCGGGGACGGCGACCGTACCCGCCCCCGCCTCGACCAAGGGGGCGAAGTCCAAGACCGCAGCGGCCAAGGGCTGA